From a single Sphingobium lignivorans genomic region:
- a CDS encoding MaoC family dehydratase, whose product MAPWPRSLPPSAGRCRWTRCSRASSPQRRPDLVSAPLLTHASRHANGSKTEKRMTARFFDELRIGDIIVHPVRRTVTETDNLLWSAMTHNPQPLHLDAEAAKATEFGRILVNSTFTLSLMVGLSVEGTTMGCLIANLGFDRIVLPAPVFIGDTLRCESEVTALRKSKSRPNAGIATWEHRLSNQRDEIVCKGLRTALLLREPAA is encoded by the coding sequence ATGGCACCGTGGCCGCGCTCACTGCCACCGTCGGCGGGCAGGTGCAGGTGGACGCGCTGCTCGCGCGCATCGAGCCCGCAGCGTCGGCCTGACCTTGTTTCAGCCCCCCTCCTGACGCATGCTTCCCGGCACGCAAACGGCAGCAAGACGGAGAAGAGAATGACCGCCCGTTTCTTCGATGAGCTCAGGATCGGCGACATCATCGTCCACCCCGTCCGCCGCACAGTGACGGAAACGGACAATCTCCTCTGGTCGGCCATGACGCACAATCCGCAGCCGCTGCATCTCGACGCCGAGGCAGCGAAGGCGACCGAGTTCGGCCGGATCCTCGTCAACTCGACCTTCACGCTCAGCCTCATGGTGGGCCTCTCGGTCGAAGGCACGACGATGGGCTGCCTCATCGCCAATCTCGGTTTCGACAGGATCGTGCTGCCCGCCCCGGTGTTCATCGGTGATACGCTGCGCTGCGAGAGCGAGGTGACAGCCCTGCGCAAGAGCAAGTCGCGCCCCAATGCGGGCATCGCGACATGGGAGCATCGCCTCTCCAACCAGCGCGACGAGATCGTCTGCAAGGGGCTGCGCACGGCCCTGCTCCTGCGCGAGCCGGCGGCATGA
- a CDS encoding acetyl/propionyl/methylcrotonyl-CoA carboxylase subunit alpha, producing MITSLLIANRGEIACRIIRTARAMGIRTIAVYSDADAQALHVREADEAVHVGPSPARESYLVGEKIIAAAKQTGAQAIHPGYGFLSENADFAQAVIDAGLVWVGATPHSIRAMGLKDAAKALMQAAGVPVTPGYLGEDQSPERLKAEADTIGYPVLIKAVAGGGGKGMRRVDAAADFLDALASCKREAASSFGDDRVLIEKYILSPRHIEVQVFGDTHGNIVHLFERDCSLQRRHQKVIEEAPAPGMDEATREALCAAAVRAAQAVDYVGAGTIEFIADASQGLSADRIWFMEMNTRLQVEHPVTEEITGVDLVEWQLRVASGEPLPKRQDALAIQGHAIEARLYAEDVAAGFLPSTGPLTHFHIDGWTQTGHARIETGVRQGDAISPFYDPMIAKLVTHAASREIAMQSLGGICEDVICWPVRCNAGFLGRLLRDPDFAAGQVDTGLIERKLPELTPAGEPSAHALEAVARIATNHGPGRSDHGAAGSGPWAGLRGFRLNGPAAPVTIRLTDGKRDYALTVPEDESGAFVPIGVVSEGYLVNEDGSSFMLTEARYAADATGGASDGAILAPMPGRIIAVDVTEGQSVTRGQKLLTLEAMKMEHSLTAPFDGTVAALTATVGGQVQVDALLARIEPAASA from the coding sequence ATGATCACGTCCCTCCTCATCGCCAATCGCGGCGAGATCGCTTGCCGGATCATCCGCACTGCGCGGGCCATGGGCATCCGCACCATCGCGGTCTATTCGGATGCCGATGCGCAGGCGCTGCATGTCCGGGAGGCGGACGAGGCCGTGCATGTCGGCCCCTCCCCCGCCCGCGAGAGCTATCTGGTGGGCGAGAAAATCATCGCCGCCGCCAAGCAGACCGGCGCGCAGGCCATCCACCCCGGCTATGGCTTCCTCAGCGAGAATGCCGACTTCGCGCAGGCGGTCATCGATGCCGGGCTGGTGTGGGTCGGCGCCACGCCGCATTCCATTCGCGCGATGGGACTCAAGGATGCCGCCAAGGCCCTGATGCAGGCGGCCGGAGTCCCCGTCACGCCCGGCTATCTCGGCGAGGACCAGTCACCCGAGCGGCTGAAAGCCGAGGCCGACACCATCGGCTATCCCGTGCTCATCAAGGCCGTCGCAGGGGGCGGCGGCAAGGGCATGCGCCGGGTGGACGCGGCCGCCGATTTCCTCGATGCGCTCGCCTCCTGCAAGCGCGAGGCCGCGTCCTCCTTTGGCGACGATCGCGTGCTGATCGAGAAATATATCCTCTCGCCGCGCCATATCGAGGTGCAGGTGTTCGGCGACACCCATGGCAACATCGTCCATCTGTTCGAGCGCGACTGCTCGCTCCAGCGGCGGCACCAGAAAGTGATCGAGGAAGCGCCCGCCCCCGGCATGGACGAGGCGACGCGCGAAGCCCTTTGCGCCGCTGCCGTGCGCGCCGCGCAGGCGGTGGACTATGTCGGCGCCGGCACGATCGAGTTCATTGCCGATGCCAGCCAGGGGCTCTCCGCCGATCGCATCTGGTTCATGGAAATGAACACGCGGCTGCAGGTGGAGCATCCGGTGACCGAGGAGATCACCGGCGTCGACCTGGTGGAGTGGCAATTGCGCGTGGCCAGTGGCGAACCGTTGCCCAAGCGCCAGGACGCGCTCGCCATCCAGGGCCATGCGATCGAAGCGCGGCTCTATGCCGAGGATGTCGCGGCAGGCTTCCTCCCGTCCACCGGTCCGCTCACTCATTTCCACATCGATGGCTGGACGCAGACCGGCCATGCCCGCATCGAGACCGGCGTACGGCAGGGCGACGCCATCTCGCCCTTCTATGATCCCATGATCGCCAAGCTCGTCACGCATGCGGCATCGCGGGAAATCGCCATGCAGAGCCTTGGCGGCATCTGCGAAGATGTGATCTGCTGGCCAGTGCGGTGCAATGCCGGCTTCCTTGGCCGGCTGCTGCGCGATCCCGATTTTGCCGCGGGGCAAGTGGATACCGGCCTTATCGAGCGAAAGCTGCCCGAGCTGACCCCCGCCGGCGAGCCGAGCGCGCATGCGCTCGAGGCCGTGGCGCGGATCGCGACGAACCATGGGCCCGGACGGAGCGACCATGGGGCGGCGGGATCGGGACCATGGGCCGGCCTGCGCGGCTTCCGGCTCAATGGCCCGGCAGCGCCCGTCACCATCCGCCTGACCGACGGCAAGCGCGACTATGCCCTGACCGTGCCGGAGGACGAGAGCGGCGCATTCGTGCCCATTGGCGTCGTGAGCGAGGGCTATCTCGTCAATGAGGACGGCAGCAGTTTCATGCTGACCGAAGCCCGCTATGCGGCCGACGCCACCGGCGGCGCTTCGGACGGCGCCATCCTCGCCCCCATGCCGGGCCGCATCATCGCGGTGGACGTGACCGAGGGCCAGAGCGTCACGCGGGGCCAGAAGCTGCTCACGCTCGAGGCCATGAAGATGGAGCACAGCCTCACCGCGCCGTTCGATGGCACCGTGGCCGCGCTCACTGCCACCGTCGGCGGGCAGGTGCAGGTGGACGCGCTGCTCGCGCGCATCGAGCCCGCAGCGTCGGCCTGA